In Eubalaena glacialis isolate mEubGla1 chromosome 4, mEubGla1.1.hap2.+ XY, whole genome shotgun sequence, the genomic window CCCAGGGCTGGGTCATGGTTCTCTATGGCCTCCAGCCTGTCCGTGTTGTTGTCCCAGTTGATGTGGAAGCGGGTCACCCGAGGGTTTGAGGCCAAGATGTTCCGCTGGAGCTGGGGCAGGAAAAGGAACGTCAACTCTCGTTAGCATGCCCTCGCATTACTCCCACAGAGCAGGGCACTCTCAGATCCCGCCCCAAGCCCAGGAAGAGCAGACCTTGTTTATTCCATCACCAACAATATGTGTAGAACTCTAGGGAATGCCTGTGCACCATGATTTAGGGCCGGGGCCTATCTAATCTTGATTCTGCGAGGCAAAATTCTGAGAAACAAAGACCTCTCTCTTTCCTGTTCTAGCCCGGCGCTGCAAGAGCTGAGCACTACTTGAAAACTTTAAGAAGTGACCTTGGCTCCCAACTCCAACGACTCAACTACCCCCAGGTGCAAAGGAGCCAGCCTGTCTGAAGCGGGAAGTGTGGAGCGAGGACCCACCTGAGAGAAGTCTGGCTTTAGGGGCGGGTTCTCCCGCAGCTCAGGGTTGGGGTACTCATTGTTGACGTAGTAGCCCACTCGGATGAACTCCTGTCCGTGGTAGGTGCAGGTGATGAGGACCACAGTCACACCCACGGCGTCAGTCTCAGGGATGAGGGATGGGTTGGGGGCATCGGCCTAGGGGAAACACAGGCTGGGCCTTAGCACTGATTGCCAGTCACACCTTGACTGGTAATACGATTCTCAAGCAACGTATATTTACTGAGCCAAAAGTATGGGTCTCTGCCCTCAGAGGTTTTCAATCCAGTGGTGAAGACAGAATCAATCACACAAATGCCTGTAAAGTGCCGAATGTGACAGGTGCCATCAAGGAGAAGTATATGGTGTTGAGGAGGAGTGTAGTAAGCAACGGGGAGAGCGGTATAAAATGAGGTTGAACAGGTGAGCAGGTAGGTACCAGTCAGTTAAGGGCTTGGGAAAGATCGAGAATGTTTAGCAGGAGGTAAGTGTGGCATCACTCCTGCTGTCTGAAAAGACGACCCTGGAGGCCAGTGGAGCTGCGATAGGAAGAGGGCTAAGCGGGAGCATGGAGACTAGGCAGGAGGCTACAGAGGTCATCCTGGAGAGAGGACAGTGGCTTAGATCAGGCagtagagaaggagagagagcggACAGATGTGGGGTGTGTTGTTAAGGACGGGATCGGCTATACGATTGGTGCAAAATGAGACCAACACAAATGAAAacacgagggacttccctggtggttaagaatccgcctgccaatgccggggacacgggtttgagccctggtccgggaagaccccacgtgccgcggagcaactaagcccgtgcgccacaactactgagcctgcgctccgcaacaagagaagccactgcaatgagaagcccgcgtgccgcaaggaagagtagcaccccccgctcgccgcaactagagaaagcctgcacacagcaacaaagacccaacacagccaaaaaaaaaaaaaaaaaaagcaacaaacaaacatgaaaacaCAAGGCCTCATGTTCAAAAATTAGTAAGTTTCAGCCAGTGACGGCAGAACATCATACCAAGAGTGGGGCCCAGTGTGACTGCATGGGTCGCGTGCCTAGGAAGCCGGTCCTGGCTGTGGGGTAGGTTAGGTGGATTGGATATGGGTGGGTGAGGGCTTAGGTGATGGGATGAGGTTGCTTAGATGGGGGCGGGAATAGCCAAGATCAGGTAAGTGAATGGATTTGAGCAGAggctctcaaactttagtgtgcctAAGGATCACATGAAGCCTGCATTTCTGACAACAACCCCTGTGATGCTGGATCAGAGAGCTATTTAGCAGCTACAGTGGATCCTCATTATTCATGCATTCCGTATTTGCCAATTCGACTACTTGCTACAATGTActtgtaacccccaaatcaatatTCAGGGGCTTTCAGGGTCGTTTAAGGACATGCACAGAGAAGGGGCGGGATTTGAGTAGCTCAGTGTGCACGTTCCCAGCTGAGGTAGAACAAGGCAGTCTCAGACTGTAAACACGTGTCTTTTTTGCGGTCTCAGGGCCACGGTTTCTGCATTTTTGTTGgtaattttgctgtttaaaagggCCCCAAAGCGTAGTGCTGAGTGCTGCCCTGTTTCTAAAAGCAAGAAGGGATGTACCTCATAGAGAAAACatgtgtgttagataagctttgttcaggcatgaATTATAGTGATGTGGGCCATGCGGTCAATGTGAATAAATCTACAATACAAAATAagttgtctttaaacagaaaaacataaaacaagattATGTATTGACTGGTTGTTAAAAATGTGACTCGCAGGAAAATAACGTTGTATTTCCTCTAGGGGCAATGATTTAGTATTCACTAATTCACTAATTCAGTGTCTGCAGCAACTTTACAGAACATAACTCCCGTGAGTAAAGAGAATCAACTGTAAATCAGTGGCTCACGGTAACAGTTATGACATAGcggtggaggagagggaggtgtCTGAAGTACCTTTGAGAGGTCAGACAGTGCTtgagagcagagccaggatttgaacctgaacTTTGACCAATGAACCATTCTGTGTGCTTTTGGGTAGAAGAGGATGTTTCTAGGTGTCAAGGCCTAAGGCCTAGTCTTTCTTACCTGAAAGACGAACATGTGTCTCCCTGCTGGGACAGGGCCGACCAGCACTGAGTCTAGGATTTGATCAAACTCTTCACTCTCAGCTGAGCCTACGTAAATGATCTTCCACTCCAGGTCTGCAAGGATACAGGGTGTTAAGAACTGAAACAGCTTGACAGCAAGAAGGCTGGGAAAGGGCCTTCTCATGTTAGTTTTGTATAGGTCCTTAATAtattgatagatttttttaaaaaaattaattaattaattaatttttggctgtgttgggtctttgtttctgtgcgagggctttctctagttgtggcaagcgggggccactcttcatcgcggtgcgcgggcctctcactatcgcggcctctcttgttgcggagcacaggctccagacgcgcaggctcagtaattgtggctcacgggcctagttgctccgcggcatgtgggatcttcccagaccagggctcgaacccgtgtcccctgcattggcaggcagattctcaacgactgcgccacaaTAGGAAGCCCTATTGATAGATTTTCATTCTCAAGGACACCTGACACCCACTGGGCACTAAGTGTCAGGCACTGCAGTCCCGATCACTGGGGCAGGCGCGAAGCTCTATTTCCGGTGGGGAAATTTCTCCTGTGGGCCTAGCTTTGCCAGGCGACCTTGACTCTGCACCTCCGGGGAAACTTGGGCCTCTCAGAGCCTGAGGGTGAACCGTATGGCAGAGGTTGAATTAAGAGCCACGTGACAGAGGCATGGAGGCGTGCTGAGGAGGGAACAGCAGGGAGTTGGGCCATTTGAGGGCCCTGCCCACTGGGTGCTGGGATAGGAAGCAGCATCCTCTTTCACACACAGGGACCGGTGCCACCGAACTGAGTAGATCCCTCGACAACTGGGGCAGGGCAGCAGATTGCAATCCAGTAGGACAGCCAGCCGGCAGGAGGGGACGATAAGGTCGCTGGGGGAGCCAGCCAGTCCCCGGGTCCTCCAGATCCGGCACCAAGTCATGCCTGCTCTCAGACATAAGGGCAACAGCGACTCAGTCAACAAATATGGCATCATAAGGCCATCCTCTGAACCCCAATTTTCTTGCATCCCATCCAGTAGGGGACTCACATTCCTGGGTATGTTCCGGCAAGATAAAAGGGAAAGTGCTCAATGAGACCCTGCCCGTCAATCACAGGAAATTCCCAGTGACTGCGGCCTCTTGCAGGAGGTCCAAGTGTATCAGGGGCAAGGTCATGCTACTACACGGAAATTTGGCAAGAGACCTGAAACTTATTTTAGGTTCTTTGAAATTACACAACCTATGGCTCCAGCAGCCAGGGAAAGTTTCACAAGCTGTGATTTTCACAGGAAGCAAACTGTCTTAGAAGCTGCCCTGTTCCTTGGTCTAGTGTCCCACAAGAGCACTCAACTTTGGAAGCACAGCAATGCCGGGCCATGACTATGGAGGTCTGTCACCTGGGCTCCATCCCTTTCTCGATACACTGGTCTCCTGTCCTTTTGCAGCTGACACCCAGGCCTTCTACTCAGGGACCCTAACAGATCTGTAGGAGGTGGTGGCCATTGGGCTCACTGGGGTTCAGTCAAACTCCAGTCTCTTATTATTTGCAGGGAGGAGTTAAGTttactggtttatttttgttacaaGTAGTGACACAACCAGAAATAACGTTTTTGGATGAACAGAAAACAAGCTAGCTCTGTTCTCACCTTTCTCACATAGCTCTATCatttgatatctttccttctggcCTTTTCCCCCATCACCAGGGGAGTCACACATGTGTGCATTAACTAATGTGCTGCAGGGGGAGACAAAAAGGAGATTTTAATAGAGCAGGCCGTGGTGTATGCCGTGGGCTCTCAGCGTTCAGTACTGTCggcaagggagttccctggtgtcctagtggttaggattctgggctttcactgctgtggcccgggttaaaaccctggttggggaactgagatcccacaagctgcatggtgcagccaaaaaaaaaaaaaaaatactgttagcAAAACCTAAACAAAGATTTTGTTTACCAAGAAAGCACGTTGGCTGACCAGAAGAGAGAAATGCAGGTGGACAAGCAAATGGGTCACGATGGCTCCCTCCACACAGGCCAGAAAGAAACCAGAGAATTAACCAAGGACTGCAGAGAAATACTCAAGGGTTAGAGGAGCTGATGAGATCACCTATGGAAGACAGAAGATGACCGAAATGAGGATCTACAAATCGGAATTGCCTGAAACCTGCTCAAGTGTCTTATGCAGAAGCATACTGAAGTGACTTCATTTTTGAATGAGATATGGGACATCAATCACCAACACGGCACAAACTCACTCCTACCGAATATGGGACACAGTCACACACATGTAACATTGTGTGCCTACCCTTCTGAGTAATTTCAAGGGTAAATTGACtacattactttttctttctttttggccgtgccatgtggcttgtgggattagttccctgaccagagattgaacccgggccccctgcagtggaagtgcagagtcctaaccactggactgccagcgaaTTCCTTACATTACACTTTGTCTTTATGCCTTAACTTTATAATCTAACCACTGCACAAGATGCTGCTCTCTATGtatgaaaacaaaacccaaaccaatGATATGATGAAAgacatgttaaaaatatatatatatcgtagTTGAACTAgctggagaatctgtttcctgcctTAAAAacgacaggacttccctggtggcgcagtggttaagaatccgtctgccaatgcaggggacacaggtttgagacctggtcctggaagatcccacatgctgtggagcaactaagcctctgcgccacaactactgagcctgcgctctagagcccgcgagccacaacttctgaagcccgcgcgcctagagcccgtgctctgcaacaagagaagccaccgcagtgagaagcccatgcaccacaacaaagagtagcccctgttcgcagcaactagagaaagcccgggcacagcaatgaagacccaaggcagccaaaagtaaataaataaataaatttataaaaacaacaacTTATCTAGTAGGCCTTTTTCTGTTTATCACTTTCCCTTTGTTCGTAATCATACATATGAACCTTGGCCTGACCTCAGGGTGTTAGGTGTGGGTCAGAACATCTGGCTCCAAGACTTATCCAAGTAGTACCTGTTGAATTTCTCAACTAAACAAGGGAAAAACACACCCAATGTATTGAATGTAGACCCATGCCTTGGAAGCATCTATTTCCAGATGCTgaggagaaaagagagcaaaAGGGGTTCAGAACCCTTGAGAAATGGGTCAGACTGGGGATTGGGTGTTCAGCTCTTCAGTTGCCAGTGTCTGAAGTCACCAGGTAACAAGACTGAGATTCCTCCAGAATCTGAGAGACTTCTAGAGCCAGGCCCATTCCATCTGTCTGGGAGGCAGGAAACAAATTCTCTCTGCTCTGTGGGAAGAGGCAGAAAGGAAGTTGGCAGGTTAGAGTGAAGGACAGCTCAACAGGTACAACCAAAGAGTCTAGATTTCTAGGCCAGAGTTGGCTTTCCAACTGGAATTTCTCTGAGCAAAAGCTTTATTGTCCAGGtataaataataatagcaccccctttccctcctctgagTCCTGTTTACGCTCCACTTCTAAAATAGAATGCCTTCTTTCCCAGGTTATAGCAAAGATAAAGAACCCTGGACACAGAACTCAGAGACAAAACCTAGGGTTAATAATTCTACAAaccggctgtgtgaccttggagaagtcattccatttctttctattaaaaaataataaccagcAGGTTGATTTTAGCCTTTCCTGCTCTGATTCTATAAACAATTAGTAAAATAACAGAGCAGGAGCTTTGTAGGAATTAAAGTACTAGACAACGACCATGCaaccatttttaaatgcaagGAGCACAAACAGGCTGATTGAAACCCGATCTCCTGCCATCTGGGAACTGTGAATCCCTTAACCTATTAGCTCCTTACATCTCCTCCTggctttaaaattaaatcttattcCACAGGGTCATTCtacaccttatttatttatttacacccTGCCTTGTTCCAGAAAGGATTTAACTGGGCTTATTCCATAGTTAGTCACAAGGAGACCCCttaatttaaaaaggagagaaactggGGAGAGACTGGTCCAATAGCCCAGCCCAAGCACACACACATCAAAACTGTATCAACCCCAGGCGAGTCCACGGGCCGATATGCAGGCAAACCACCCCCCTACCACTGAGAGGTGCTGGTTAGCACACCCTGGCCTCACAGATCTCCACCTCCTCAGCCGctgcctcttctcttcttttaacCACCAAGTGGAGAAGACATCTAATGGAGTACTTCCTCCTGAAAGTGGTGCCAAGACTCGCTGAATGACCTCAGATTTTTCGATTTTTATAGACCTTTACTTGAAAGGTCTTTTACTCTTTGTGGCTCCCGTCTTCTCATCTGTGAGATGAGAGCCATGTCCACCTTTGTTACACAGATGAGTAAGTACATCTGTGAAAGCACCTTGGAAAAGATGCACAAAATGTTGTGACCTCCCAGATGATTGTTTGAAGCCAGATACCTTCACAGCTCAGCCTGGAACACCCACCCCCCCAGACTAGGTCAGACCATCAAAAATGTTGGGAGCATTGCTGCAGTAGGTCAGCAGGAATCTGGCAGGCAAACAGTAGGAACCAGCTAATGCTTGCCTGGCCATGCCACCCCTCAGATTTGAGTATGTTCATTGAAGCCCACAGTCAGAGAGGCGGGAGGAACAGGAGCTGGGGAGATCAGGTTATCCTCAAAGACTGGAGCCAGAAGCCAGGCCATGCCTCCCCGGGTGGAGTAGAGGGTTGGGGCCAGACTAAGGAGGGAAGCCAGGTTCTAGGGTATGTGGTTTGGGGTAGAAAACAAGCAGAAGTAGCTGGGGTTGGGGTTAAGTATCAGCAGGTAGGAGAGGAGATTATGGGGAGACAAATGGGGAGATGGGGACGAGTGAGGTCTTGCCACAGGGGGAGAGGATCTTCACAgggaaaatgggggagggggctgaggtTTCCACTGGGGAAATTCGAGGGGCCTGGAGGTTAGGATCGACATCGGAAAAGAGTGAGGTGGGAGTGTCTCACCACAGGGGAGAGGGGATTGGTGGGGAAGACTGGGTGGCTGCAATGGCAGTCTACCCgtacagaaacagaaagtgggGCGTTTCTTGCTACAGGGAAGACGGGGTGGCTGAGTGTCTCTGCAAGTTAAAGAACGGAGGCTGAGAAGGTCTCTACATAGAACACAGGTGCCCAGGAGGAGCGCCACAGGAGAAAGAGGGGAATGATGAAGTCTCCACGGGGGAAAACGGGAGTAaccgtgggggtgggggtggggtagtcTCCAAAGGCAggttggggctgggagggggtttGGTTCACGGGACATCtcggttgggggagggggggtgtgtTTCACAGGGTTGGCCTCGGGGCTGTCTCCAAGGGGAGGTCGGGGTTGGCCCAGGGGAGAGGGGGTCTCCACACGGGCGCAGCCTCACCGTCTGCCAGGGCCTCACTGCACTCGAAGCTGATCTCGAACCGGAAGGGGCTGTGGAAAGGGCTCGGATTCTCCAGCACCGCCACGTTCAACACCGACACCTTAGCCATCGCCTCGTCGGGTCGCAGCCGAGGCCAGAGCTGGGGCCGAGCCCGCGTCTAGGTCCTATCGGGTCAGCGGAGCAGCGTTGCGCGAAACCGCTCCCGCTTCCTCCGACCGCGATCTAAAGTCTGTGTCTCCTCCGCGCGCCTCCTTCAAATAGCACGTCCCACCCTCCGGCTAATCACAGTCAACGCTCCACGACTGCGCGAGCTCCCCCTCAGCCAATCCTGGAGCGTCGGTCTGCGCGCGCCGAGACTCCCGAGACCAATCCGTGGAGCTCCCTCTCCGGGATGCGGGAGGGAGGCGGGACCGTCTCTTGGCTTCTTTGGGTGTCCGCGGAGAACCAATCCCCAGAGTCTCCGACTCGGAAGTCTAGGGAGGGGTGGGCGGGGTCACGGCGCAGGGCTCCTCTTGGCCAATCCTGAGGGTCCCCGCACCAGCGAGGTCAGCGCTTAGCCCCGCCCTTCCGGGAGACGCATCCAGCTGGGGACAGCGCAGCCAACCGCCGAGCGGTGGCGCGCGGCGCTCGCTTAAGAGGGAAAGAAGGGCGGTGCTTGGCCTGCGGTGATTGGCaggcaggagtggggagggaatAAAGCAGATTCTGTGAGAGGTGATTGGCTGAGCTGGCTGCGGGGGCGGGAGGAGAGAAGAATCGGCCGGGGATTCGTGGGAGTGGAGCGGAAGTCGGCTGCTGGCGCGGTTGAGTCGCGtgtgaagaggaaggaggagcgTTTGTACCTTTGGCGTCTGTCAGCTGGTGAGCGTTGCCGGAAGTTGCTCGAAGGGGCTCCTGGCACCTCAGGCCCAGCGGCCTGGGAGAAAGTTGTGAATGTTTAACTCACCCTTGAGGGGAGACGGTGGGACCGGTACGCGGCGCCCTGAATTCCGGGACCGGGAGCCGGGCCTGGTTCGAATCCAGTTCTTACACCCTCGAGAGCCTCTGGGGAGGTTTCATGTGGACAACGCTGTAAGTGGGAGTTCGAGTCCGGCCTTTGCCACTCACTACCCGAGGCCACGTTTCCCTGCCCATTGAACGGGGTCATGAAAATTGACTGTCCTGACTTATGATTACATGATACATCTAGAAACTTCTCTTCACACTCCCAGGCGTAGGCCGGACCACCGTGGCCCCCAGTCTGGATGACTCGAGGGACCTCCGCA contains:
- the ASF1B gene encoding histone chaperone ASF1B; this translates as MAKVSVLNVAVLENPSPFHSPFRFEISFECSEALADDLEWKIIYVGSAESEEFDQILDSVLVGPVPAGRHMFVFQADAPNPSLIPETDAVGVTVVLITCTYHGQEFIRVGYYVNNEYPNPELRENPPLKPDFSQLQRNILASNPRVTRFHINWDNNTDRLEAIENHDPALGCGFPLSCTPIKGLGLPGCIPGLLPENSMDCI